The following proteins come from a genomic window of Ciona intestinalis unplaced genomic scaffold, KH HT000421.1, whole genome shotgun sequence:
- the LOC100185925 gene encoding dehydrogenase/reductase SDR family member 1-like: MPNLKGKVCLVTGASRGIGKGIALQLITNGATCYITGRDIAKLEDVKAEAKHRGAEGKCIPVQCDHSKDEEIKKLFEQISNEQNGTLDLLVNNAYSAVTFVFGYTKTNFWDQPIDSWDIVNNVGLRNHYLCTVYASRMMVKQRQGLIINVSSAGAVAPFLTPLYGIGKAAKDRMVADCATELKKYNVGFISLWPGPVKTELLLGDTRKTFESHETIIKYGETPEFSGMAVSHLLCDKNILKRTGQVYLSADIASEYGYTDIEGQIFCN; the protein is encoded by the exons ATGCCTAACTTGAAAGGTAAAGTATGTCTTGTTACTGGAGCATCAAGAGGCATAGGAAAAGGGATAGCTCTTCAATTGATAACTAATGGAGCCACTTGTTACATCACAGGAAGAGATATTGCTAAGTTGGAAGATGTTAAAGCAGAG GCCAAACACAGAGGTGCAGAAGGTAAATGCATCCCAGTTCAATGTGATCACAGCAAAGATGAAGAAATTAAGAAATTATTCGAACAAATTTCAAACGAACAAAATGGAACATTGGATTTGTTGGTTAACAATGCTTATTCTGCTGTTACA TTTGTTTTTGGATACACAAAAACGAATTTCTGGGATCAGCCAATAGATTCATGGGATATTGTCAACAATGTTGGCTTAAG AAACCACTATCTCTGCACTGTATATGCTTCAAGAATGATGGTCAAACAACGACAAGGTCTTATTATAAACGTCAGCTCTGCTGGTGCTGTTGCACCGTTTCTCACTCCGTTGTATGGGATTGGAAAAGCTGCG AAAGACAGAATGGTAGCAGACTGTGCTACAGAGCTTAAGAAATACAACGTAGGATTTATTTCTTTGTGGCCTGGACCTGTAAAAACTGAACTGCTTCTTGGAGACACAAGGAAAACGTTTgaaagt cATGAAACAATAATAAAGTACGGAGAGACACCGGAGTTCAGTGGAATGGCTGTATCCCATCTTTTATGTG ataAGAACATACTTAAAAGAACTGGTCAAGTTTATTTATCAGCTGACATTGCTTCTGAATATGGCTACACAGATATTGAAGGTCAGATTTTTTGCAACTAA
- the LOC100178045 gene encoding dehydrogenase/reductase SDR family member 1-like isoform X1, whose product MPNLKGKVCLVTGASRGIGKGIALQLITNGATCYITGRDIAKLEAVKAEAKHRGAEGKCIPVQCDHSKDEEIKKLFEQISNEQNGILDLLVNNAYSAVTFVFGNTKTNFWDQPIDSWDIVNNVGLRNHYLCTVYASRMMIKQRQGLIINMTSSGAIQPLFTPVYGIGKAAIDRMVADCATELKKYNVAFLSLCPGPVKTELLLGDTGKMIEQHQVILDWGETPEFSGKAVSYLICDENIMRRSGQVWMTTDIADEHGYTDIDGNAVVSMRSFKLMFALSPLKSIAGFIPRCLKLPYWLYKMLLSLSTPQEEKKKSKYE is encoded by the exons ATGCCTAACTTGAAAGGTAAAGTATGTCTTGTTACTGGAGCATCAAGAGGCATAGGAAAAGGGATAGCTCTTCAATTGATAACTAATGGAGCAACTTGTTACATCACAGGAAGAGATATTGCTAAGTTGGAAGCTGTTAAAGCTGAG GCCAAACACAGAGGTGCAGAAGGTAAATGCATCCCAGTTCAATGTGATCACAGCAAAGATGAAGAGATTAAGAAGCTATTCGAACAAATTTCAAATGAACAAAATGGAATATTGGATTTGTTGGTTAACAATGCTTATTCTGCTGTCACA tttgtattcggaaacacaaaaacaaacttttgggATCAGCCAATAGATTCTTGGGATATTGTCAACAATGTTGGCTTAAg AAACCACTATCTCTGCACTGTATATGCTTCAAGAATGATGATCAAACAACGACAAGGTCTCATTATAAACATGACTTCTTCTGGTGCGATTCAACCATTATTCACTCCAGTATATGGGATCGGTAAAGCAGCG ATAGACAGAATGGTAGCAGACTGTGCTACAGAGCTTAAGAAATACAATGTAGCTTTTCTATCATTGTGTCCAGGACCTGTGAAAACTGAACTGCTGCTTGGAGATACAGGAAAAATGATTGAACAG CATCAGGTGATACTAGATTGGGGAGAGACACCAGAGTTTAGTGGAAAGGCTGTATCCTATCTGATATGTG ATGAGAATATAATGAGAAGAAGTGGCCAAGTTTGGATGACAACTGACATTGCTGATGAACATGGCTACACAGATATAGATG GTAACGCTGTTGTTTCAATGAGGAGTTTCAAACTAATGTTTGCTTTGTCACCTTTGAAATCAATTGCAGGATTTATTCCACGATGTCTAAAGCTTCCATATTGGTTGTATAAGATGCTTTTATCTCTGTCCACCCCAcaagaagaaaaaaagaagaGCAAATATGAATAA
- the LOC100178045 gene encoding dehydrogenase/reductase SDR family member 1-like isoform X2: MPNLKGKVCLVTGASRGIGKGIALQLITNGATCYITGRDIAKLEAVKAEAKHRGAEGKCIPVQCDHSKDEEIKKLFEQISNEQNGILDLLVNNAYSAVTFVFGNTKTNFWDQPIDSWDIVNNVGLRNHYLCTVYASRMMIKQRQGLIINMTSSGAIQPLFTPVYGIGKAAIDRMVADCATELKKYNVAFLSLCPGPVKTELLLGDTGKMIEQHQVILDWGETPEFSGKAVSYLICDENIMRRSGQVWMTTDIADEHGYTDIDGFIPRCLKLPYWLYKMLLSLSTPQEEKKKSKYE; the protein is encoded by the exons ATGCCTAACTTGAAAGGTAAAGTATGTCTTGTTACTGGAGCATCAAGAGGCATAGGAAAAGGGATAGCTCTTCAATTGATAACTAATGGAGCAACTTGTTACATCACAGGAAGAGATATTGCTAAGTTGGAAGCTGTTAAAGCTGAG GCCAAACACAGAGGTGCAGAAGGTAAATGCATCCCAGTTCAATGTGATCACAGCAAAGATGAAGAGATTAAGAAGCTATTCGAACAAATTTCAAATGAACAAAATGGAATATTGGATTTGTTGGTTAACAATGCTTATTCTGCTGTCACA tttgtattcggaaacacaaaaacaaacttttgggATCAGCCAATAGATTCTTGGGATATTGTCAACAATGTTGGCTTAAg AAACCACTATCTCTGCACTGTATATGCTTCAAGAATGATGATCAAACAACGACAAGGTCTCATTATAAACATGACTTCTTCTGGTGCGATTCAACCATTATTCACTCCAGTATATGGGATCGGTAAAGCAGCG ATAGACAGAATGGTAGCAGACTGTGCTACAGAGCTTAAGAAATACAATGTAGCTTTTCTATCATTGTGTCCAGGACCTGTGAAAACTGAACTGCTGCTTGGAGATACAGGAAAAATGATTGAACAG CATCAGGTGATACTAGATTGGGGAGAGACACCAGAGTTTAGTGGAAAGGCTGTATCCTATCTGATATGTG ATGAGAATATAATGAGAAGAAGTGGCCAAGTTTGGATGACAACTGACATTGCTGATGAACATGGCTACACAGATATAGATG GATTTATTCCACGATGTCTAAAGCTTCCATATTGGTTGTATAAGATGCTTTTATCTCTGTCCACCCCAcaagaagaaaaaaagaagaGCAAATATGAATAA